One window from the genome of Musa acuminata AAA Group cultivar baxijiao chromosome BXJ1-4, Cavendish_Baxijiao_AAA, whole genome shotgun sequence encodes:
- the LOC135669169 gene encoding phytosulfokine receptor 1-like: MGKIGDVSVNILMKRLSFACLLLFIRPLRSNSQNQSCISGDLNALQGFLRGLDSGIPGWSMNASASGCCSWDGVSCDDSVGSGRRVIGLDLQNKSLKGSLADSLADLEYLSWLNLSSNSLQGTVPSGLFRLRQLKRLDLSMNRLFGPIPMDSYLPSLEVLNVSHNAFTGSHPILAGSTKLVVFDISSNKFSGGVDTSVCNFSSGIQVLRLLANSFSGDLPVGFGSCASLEELSVDSNDISGNLPNDLFALSSLRILYLQENQLSGWLSSRIGNLSNLEQLDLSFNSFSGDIPNSFSSLRNLKYLSLQSNSFSGQMPYSLSNLPPLRVLNLKNNSLSGGITLNCTVMNHLSSLDLSSNDFSGPIPYNLSQCVELKTLNLARNNLSGEVPISFKKLASLTYLSLSSNSLSNISSALIILQDVQSLTGLALTRNFLGSERIPMDGIQGFQNIQLLAIASCGLFGSIPPWLSNFTKLNVLDLSWNHLEGTIPSWIGYLDHLFYLDLSNNSLSGEIPTSLAQMKSLISGSTSQLGPRTDDFPFYVKRNISNKALQYNQVSSFPPSLILCQNMLVGPILPGFGSLTRLLALDLSRNRLAGPIPDEISDISDLEFLDLSHNNLTGSIPSSLSKLNFLSSFSVAYNNLSGPIPIGAQFSTFSSSDFEGNPGLCGFHLNPCNSGTPEVLQQTSHRRQNYKGVIIGLAAGIGLGACFLMAFIYLLLSKAHPIRQDDDSRVVADSGGNLEEAESRLVFQFQNMNNCDLSIGDILRSTDHFDQSNIIGCGGFGLVYKATLPDGRKVAIKRLSGEYFQMEREFQAEIETLSQAQHKNLVLLQGYCKIGTDRLLIYSYMQNGSLDYWLHEKPDGGSMLHWEKRLGIAKGAARGLAYLHQSCDPHILHRDIKSSNILLDENFEAHLADFGLARLILPYDTHITTDLVGTLGYIPPEYGQSSVATFKGDVYSFGVVLLELLTGKRPVDMCKPRGGRELVSWVLQMKKEKRAAEVFDPHIYDEPLEFQLMAMLEIACFCISDSPKLRPLTEQIVVWLDDIGTYDHMPR, encoded by the coding sequence ATGGGGAAGATAGGGGATGTTTCTGTCAATATTTTGATGAAAAGATTAAGCTTTGCGTGCTTGCTCCTCTTTATCCGACCTCTTCGCTCCAATTCCCAGAACCAGAGCTGCATCTCTGGTGATTTAAATGCCCTGCAAGGCTTCTTGAGAGGACTGGATTCAGGTATACCAGGTTGGAGCATGAATGCCTCTGCTTCCGGTTGCTGCAGCTGGGATGGCGTTTCCTGCGACGACTCGGTAGGCTCAGGACGAAGGGTGATCGGGCTGGATCTCCAAAATAAGAGCTTGAAGGGATCCTTAGCTGATTCTTTGGCAGATTTGGAATACCTATCATGGCTTAACCTTTCTTCTAATTCTCTTCAAGGCACAGTTCCATCAGGGTTATTTCGTCTTCGCCAATTGAAGCGCCTCGATCTcagcatgaatagactcttcggaCCAATTCCGATGGATTCGTACCTTCCGTCACTTGAGGTTCTCAATGTTTCTCATAATGCTTTCACAGGCAGCCATCCGATTCTTGCCGGGTCGACGAAGTTGGTGGTGTTTGATATCAGCTCCAATAAGTTTTCTGGTGGCGTCGACACATCCGTATGTAATTTTTCATCTGGAATTCAAGTCCTTCGGTTATTGGCGAACTCGTTCTCTGGTGACCTTCCTGTTGGATTCGGTAGCTGTGCTTCCCTCGAAGAGCTCTCTGTTGATTCCAATGATATCTCCGGGAATCTGCCGAATGATTTGTTCGCGCTGTCATCTCTGAGGATACTATACCTTCAGGAGAATCAGCTGTCTGGCTGGCTGAGCTCAAGAATAGGTAATCTCTCTAACCTTGAGCAACTGGATCTTTCATTTAATTCTTTCTCAGGCGACATTCCAAATAGCTTCAGCAGCTTAAGAAATCTCAAGTATTTGTCCCTTCAATCCAATAGTTTCAGTGGCCAGATGCCTTACTCCTTGTCAAACTTACCGCCACTTAGAGTGCTCAACCTGAAGAACAATTCGCTTAGTGGCGGAATCACTTTGAATTGCACGGTGATGAATCATCTTAGCTCGCTTGATCTTAGCTCAAATGATTTCAGCGGCCCCATTCCTTATAATCTTTCTCAGTGTGTGGAATTAAAGACCTTGAATCTTGCTCGGAACAACCTGAGTGGTGAAGTTCCGATCAGCTTCAAGAAACTGGCTTCATTAACTTACCTCTCACTTTCCAGTAATAGCTTATCCAACATATCGTCCGCATTGATAATCCTACAGGATGTCCAAAGCCTCACCGGTTTGGCACTCACAAGGAACTTCCTTGGTAGCGAGAGAATTCCAATGGATGGAATTCAGGGATTTCAAAACATACAGCTTCTCGCTATTGCAAGCTGTGGCCTTTTCGGATCCATTCCACCATGGTTGTCAAATTTTACCAAATTAAATGTACTGGATTTGTCATGGAATCATTTGGAAGGGACCATCCCTTCATGGATAGGGTATCTTGATCATCTTTTCTACTTGGACCTATCGAACAATTCGCTCAGTGGGGAGATTCCAACAAGTTTGGCACAGATGAAAAGCCTAATCTCTGGCAGCACCTCACAGCTTGGACCTCGAACAGATGACTTCCCTTTCTACGTTAAAAGGAACATTAGTAACAAGGCACTGCAATACAATCAAGTCAGCAGCTTCCCGCCATCCTTAATTCTGTGCCAGAACATGCTTGTTGGACCAATCTTACCAGGGTTTGGGAGCCTTACGAGGCTTCTTGCGCTGGATCTAAGCAGAAATAGATTAGCAGGGCCTATTCCAGATGAGATATCAGACATATCTGACTTAGAGTTTTTGGATTTGTCACACAACAATCTTACCGGAAGCATTCCTTCCTCGCTGTCTAAGCTCAATTTTCTATCGAGTTTCAGTGTAGCCTACAATAATCTGTCCGGGCCTATTCCAATTGGCGCCCAGTTCTCAACCTTTTCTAGTTCTGATTTTGAAGGGAATCCAGGTCTCTGTGGTTTTCACTTGAATCCATGTAATTCTGGAACGCCTGAAGTTCTTCAACAGACCAGTCACAGAAGGCAAAATTATAAAGGTGTGATCATAGGACTGGCAGCTGGAATCGGACTCGGAGCATGTTTCCTTATGGCCTTTATCTACCTTCTTTTGTCAAAGGCTCATCCTATCCGACAGGACGACGATTCAAGGGTTGTGGCAGATTCAGGTGGCAATTTGGAGGAGGCAGAGTCTAGATTGGTGTTTCAGTTTCAGAACATGAACAACTGTGACTTAAGCATCGGTGATATTTTGAGATCCACCGACCACTTTGACCAATCTAACATCATTGGTTGTGGAGGCTTTGGCCTAGTTTATAAAGCGACTCTACCAGACGGGAGAAAGGTAGCTATCAAGAGGCTTTCCGGTGAATATTTTCAGATGGAGAGGGAATTCCAAGCTGAGATAGAAACACTTTCTCAAGCTCAACATAAAAATCTTGTTTTGCTTCAAGGATACTGCAAGATTGGCACCGACAGACTTTTGATCTATTCGTATATGCAAAATGGAAGCTTAGACTATTGGCTCCATGAGAAACCTGATGGTGGATCTATGCTGCACTGGGAGAAAAGACTTGGGATAGCTAAAGGAGCAGCAAGGGGATTAGCGTACTTGCACCAATCATGTGACCCCCACATACTGCACCGTGACATTAAGTCCAGTAACATCCTACTCGACGAGAACTTTGAAGCTCATTTGGCCGATTTTGGACTCGCAAGGCTTATTTTGCCGTATGATACTCACATCACGACGGACTTAGTTGGGACATTAGGCTATATTCCTCCTGAATATGGCCAATCCTCGGTTGCTACTTTTAAGGGTGATGTATATAGCTTTGGAGTTGTTCTACTGGAGCTACTTACCGGTAAGAGGCCAGTGGACATGTGCAAACCGAGGGGAGGGAGAGAATTGGTATCATGGGTCCTTCagatgaagaaggagaagagggcaGCAGAGGTGTTTGACCCACACATATACGATGAACCACTAGAGTTCCAACTGATGGCCATGCTTGAGATCGCTTGTTTTTGCATAAGTGACTCCCCGAAACTGAGACCACTGACCGAACAAATAGTCGTATGGCTTGATGACATTGGCACATATGACCATATGCCAAGATGA